In Vespula vulgaris chromosome 19, iyVesVulg1.1, whole genome shotgun sequence, a single genomic region encodes these proteins:
- the LOC127070752 gene encoding moesin/ezrin/radixin homolog 1 isoform X1: protein MNQEVKKETPLQFKFRAKFYPEDVAEELIQDITLRLFYLQVKNAILSDEIYCPPETSVLLASYAVQARHGDFQKGIHTPGFLANDRLLPQRVVDQHKMSKEEWESSITNWWQEHRGMLREDAMMEYLKIAQDLEMYGVNYFEIRNKKGTELWLGVDALGLNIYEKDDKLTPKIGFPWSEIRNISFNEKKFIIKPIDKKAPDFIFFATRVKINKRILALCMGNHELYMRRRKPDTIDVQQMKAQAREEKIAKQQQREKLQLEIAARERAEKKQQEYEERLRNMAEEMDRRQAELNEAQEMIRRLEEQLKQLQAAKEELEDRQKELTAMMEKLELSHEMEAAERAKLEQEIRAKQEEVQRIQSEVEAKDAEARRLQEEFEAANRLRQEEADRAFQASTTPHHHHVEENEEGEEEGEDEVPNCDVTKDLATDESIIDPVEERRTLAERNERLNDQLKALKQDLAQSRDETKETVMDKIHRENVRQGRDKYKTLREIRKGNTKRRVDQFENM from the exons ATGAACCAGGAGGTCAAAAAGGAGACCCCATTGCAGTTCAAGTTTCGTGCGAAATTTTATCCCGAAGACGTTGCGGAGGAATTGATACAGGATATCACGCTTCGTCTCTTTTATTTGCAG gtGAAAAATGCTATTCTCAGTGATGAAATTTACTGCCCACCTGAAACATCCGTATTGCTTGCATCTTATGCGGTTCAAGCTAGACACGGTGATTTTCAAAAAGGAATTCACACTCCCGGCTTTTTAGCTAACGATCGCTTATTACCACAGCGAGTTGTGGATCAACATAAAATGAGTAAAGAAGAATGGGAGAGTTCGATAACTAATTGGTGGCAAGAACATCGCGGTATGTTGAGAGAAGATGCTATGATGGAATACTTGAAGATTGCTCAG gATTTAGAAATGTATGGagttaattatttcgaaattcgtaataaaaaaggaacagaaTTATGGTTGGGCGTCGATGCTTTAGgtttgaatatttatgaaaaggaTGATAAACTTACTCCTAAGATTGGTTTTCCTTGGTCtgagataagaaatatttctttcaacgaaaagaaatttattattaaaccgATAGATAAGAAAGCACCagactttattttctttgctaCAAGAGTGAAGATTAATAAGAGAATTTTGGCACTTTGTATGGGCAATCATGAATTATATATGCGTAGACGTAAGCCGGATACTATTGATGTTCAGCAAATgaag gctcaagcaagagaagaaaaaatcgcgAAGCAGCAGCAAAGGGAAAAATTGCAATTGGAAATTGCAGCGAGAGAACGTgcagaaaagaaacaacaagaGTACGAGGAAAGGCTAAGAAATATGGCCGAAGAAATGGATAGGCGACAGGCTGAATTAAACGAAGCTCAAGAGATGATCAGACGTTTGGAAGAACAATTGAAACAATTGCAGGCTGCGAAGGAGGAATTAGAAGATCGTCAAAAg GAATTGACGGCAATGATGGAAAAGTTAGAACTCTCTCATGAAATGGAAGCCGCAGAACGTGCTAAGTTGGAACAAGAGATTAGAGCTAAGCAAGAGGAGGTGCAACGTATACAATCCGAAGTAGAAGCAAAAGACGCAGAAGCTAGGAGATTACAGGAGGAGTTTGAAGCTGCCAA TAGACTTAGGCAAGAGGAAGCTGATCGAGCTTTCCAAGCTAGTACAActcctcatcatcatcatgtagaagaaaatgaggagggagaggaagaaggcGAAGATGAGGTTCCGAATTGTGATGTTACTAAAGATCTTGCTACGGATGAATCAATAATTGATCCAGTCGAAGAGAGACGTACTTTGgctgaaagaaacgaacgtcTTAACGATCAATTGAAg gCATTGAAGCAAGATCTTGCGCAATCACGAGACGAAACCAAGGAAACTGTTATGGATAAAATTCATAGGGAAAATGTTCGTCAAGGACGTGACAAGTATAAAACGCTTCGTGAAATTCGCAAGGGAAATACCAAACGTCGTGTCGATCAATTTgagaatatgtaa